gacctggaagacagatcggtagaaatcactgccacagaacaaaatatagaaaatagaatgaaaagaaatgaagactgcCTAAGAGACCTTaaggacaacattaaacacatcaACATTTGcattacaggggtcccagaagaagagagacagaaaggatctaagaaaatatttgaagaactaatagctgaaaacttctctAACATGGGAAAAGAAGTAGTcagccaagtccaggaagcacagaaagtcccaggcaggataaaccccaggaggaacacaccaagacacagtaatcaaactgtcaaaaattaaagacagagataaaatgcTAAAAGCAACAAGGGGGAAATGACAAATAACCTACAAGGAAACTCCCAttaggctatcagctgatttcttaaGTAAACTTGTAAACCAGAagagagtggcatgatatatttaaagtgatgaaagggaagcaACTACCATCAAGAATACTCTACCAAGCAAAACTCTCCTTCGggtttgatggagaaatcaaaagctttccagacaagcaaaagttaagagaactcagcaccaccaaatcaactttacaacaaatgctaaaggaacttgtctaggcagaaaacaagaaaaggaaaagatctacctatagaaaataaacccaaaacaagaaaacagtaataggatcatatatattgataattaacttaaatgtaaatggagtaaatgtaccaaccaaaagacatagactggctgagcagatgaaaacatgtgcatgtaggCACTTCCACtcaccacatcactctgcttgatcccccaaattgtatgtaattattttatattattaggttaatcatgttcccattatggcttgcaacagtaattatctttcattttttatttggctactgattgtgaaaactgatcaacatcttttactattgtgactATGTAACCATTACTCACTTAGTACCATGGTATCAcgactggtcaacagaaaatagaaatctgTATCACCAAAAGtagcatttaatagaaaaacctgtaatcatttttaaaaatccagatgcatatcagtaTTACCTtggaattctttgaaaaatacaaatgtccaggtgttacttgtttttttttttttttgccagtttcaGATATGtgtctaatgagcagccatgtttaaagaCAACTGAACTCTATgaggatcttttacttttatctagcttGTTTCACATTCTCTATTGTacattcagtgctcccatttcatttagtttatgttttccagtttctccaccttctctttttttttctaatgttctttctcaagcctttaacAAGCATAGTAGAAAATCTTTTGTATACAAGGCTTCCccgatatctcagttggtaaagaatccacctgcaatgcaggagaccctggttcaattcctgggtcagaaagatcccctggagaagggaaaggctacccaatccagtattctggcctggagaattccatggattatagagtccatggggtcgcaaagagtcggccacaactgagtgactttcactttcacatatgtataatatatatatttttgaagatttatgaatttttgcctaactaaaaaatttatgacattttgatttcacCTGATTGACTTAgtgtgaatagaatgctagatttctaattttaaaaatagatatgcaacaagaaacaaaggtttactacatagcacagggaacaaagTCAATATCTTattataacctataatggaaaataatttccaaaataatatatgtgtatatgtataactgaatcacacaaGAAAGGAATTCTACTTCttgaaatttagtaatgtttacctttttgtcagtttttctaaatgtcctatggaaaccaaataacaaatgaaatacaaaattttaaatatagttctgtaggatataagattaatataaatataaaactattatatttaaattactaatgacatcattcaagacacatctattcttattttttctgtaactgataaaatattctcagagaaatattaatatgtctcactatgattatatatattttccttttcccttacATTTCTTCTCAGCTTTGCTTTAtatatctttgtttctctgttgttAGGTGTGTAATGATTTATGATGTCTATCTcctttgtgaattgtaccttttatcattaaaaatatcatttttgtttaaaaaaacaaaagatggaagaaaaaaggatATTGTAagtattctaaaatatttcaaggaaAACATGAGTATAATTAGAAATACAAAAGTAGAACCAAATAGAACTTCTAACACTAAAAAACATCTGAgatgaaaaatcaaataaatggtCTTAGTTGCAGAAGAAAAGATCCATGCTCTTGAAGATACCACAAATATCAAGCATGGAAAATAAAGGACAAAGAAGGGATaaaaattgaggggaaaaaaaaggcagaacGTCAATGAGCTGTGGAAGTATCTAGCAtgttaacatatatataattgaagTCCCAGaataaaggaacagaaaaatcATTTGGAGAAATAAAGACTGCAAATGTGCTATATTTGGTAAAAACTACAACCTCTAGAGACcagatggagaagacaatggcaccccactccagtactcttgcctggaaaatcccatggatagaggagcctggtgggctacatccatggggtcgctaagaatcggacacgactgagcgatttcactttcacttttcactttcacacattggagaaggatatggcaacccactccagtgttcttgcctggagaatcccagggacgggggagcctagtgggctgccgtctatggggttgcacagagtcaaacacgactgaagcgacttagcagcagcagcagcagctagagacCAGATAACCTACTCTTTTATcgttacttctgttattacctagaAAGGGTCTAtgatcctctggatcatagaaaaagccagaaaattccaaaagacatctgcttcactgactatgctaacacatttgactgtggatcacgacaaactggaaaattctgaaattctgaaagagacaggaataccagaccatcttacctgtctcctgagaaacctgtatgtagggcCAGAAGCAGccgttagaacaggacatggaacaatggactagtttgaaattgggaaaggagtacatcaagaccatatattgtcaccctgcttatttaacctatatgctgggttcatcatgcaaaatgctgggctgtatactcacaagctggaatcaagactgctgggacaaatagcaacaacctcatttatgcagatgataccactttaatggtagaaagtgaagaggaactaaagagtttcttcatgaaggtgaaacaggagagtgaaaaagctggcttaaaaactcaactttaaaaaaatgaagaccatggcatctggtcccatcacatcatggcaaatagatggggtaaaattggaaacaatgaaagattttactttcttgagcttcaaaatcactgtggacagtgactacagccacaaaattaaaagatgcttgctgcttggaataaaagctattaaaaaacctagacagcatattaaaaagcagagacactactttgccaacaaaggtctctattgtcaaagctatggtttttccagtagtcatgtacaaatataagagttagaccataaagaagactgagagccacaaaattgatgtttttgaactgtggtgttggagaagactcttgagagtcccttggactgcaaggagatcaaatctatcaatcctaaaggatatcaaccttGAAGgttgatattcattggaaggactgatgctgaaactgaagctccagtactttggtcacctaatgtgaagagctgactcattggaaaagaccctgatgcagagaaagattgagggcaaaaggagaagggggtgacagaggatgagacagttggatggtatcactgactcaatggacatgactttgagtaaactccaggagatagtgaagtacagggaagcctggcattctgcagtttgtggggtcgcaaagtgtcagacacaattaagtgactgaacaacaacagactaGGAGGAGATATTCTAAATACATACTATATCTCACAAAGTACTCAGTACAGAGTCTATGAAAATTTTctacaaatcaataataaaaaggtaGAGcaaaatggaacaacagactggttccaaataggaaaaggagtatgtcaaggctgtatatcatcaccctgcttatttaatttatattcagagcacatcatgagaaacactgggctggaggaagcacaagctggaatcaagatcccgggagaaatatcaataatctcagatatgcaaataataccacccttatggcagaaagtgaagaagaactaaagagcttcttgatgaaagtgaaacaggagagtgaaaaagttggcttaaagctcaccattcagaaaactaagatcatggcatccagtcccatcacttcatggcaaatagatggggaaacagtggcagactttattattttgggctccaaaatcactgcagatggtgattgcagccatgaattaaaagacgcttactccttggaaggaaagtcatggccagcctagacagcatattaaaaagcagagacattactttgtcaataaaggtccatttagtcaaggctatggtttttccagtggtcactgatggatgtgagagttggactataaagaaagctgagtgcagaagaattgatgcttttgaactgtggtgttggagaagacccttgagagtcgcttggactgcaaggagatccaaccagtccatcctaaaggagatcagtcctgggtgttcattggaaggactgaagctgaaggtgaaactccaatactttggccacctgatgcaaagagctgactcatttgaaaagactctgatgctgcgaaagactgaaggtgagaggagaagggggtgacacaggagatggttggatggcatcactgactcaatggacatgagtttgggtaaactccgggagttggtgatggacagggaggcctggcgtgctgtggtccatggggtcacaaagagttggacaccactgaacgactgaactgaactgaactgaactgaaaactgtcAGGTTACAGCATCTATAACTGACAGGAATTTTGGCAGAAAAAAACTGGCTCCATCTTTTAAGAAGCCTGagctaatataattttaatgaagtccatagaattttaattttaatccaaTGTGATGAGTAAAAATAGATCAAAGTCTATATTACAATGAAAGAcaataatgagaaaagaaaggagagtcAGACGGAAATCAAGAATAACAAAGACGGGCAGGGGatgaaataaaacagacaagACAGGGAAATACCAAGTGATGAGAGAGACcaagatgaagaaataaacagagaaacaaaagtgAAGAGTTGatagaaagtgagagagagacagacatatggagagaaacagagaaatgagTAAGAGGTATGGAGAGAGAAAATCAGACACAGTGTGGATAATTCTCAAATACACTTGAAAAAGGATATAGTAAGAAGACATATAAAAGAGATACAAGGATCctgggagagagaaaagagagaagtcaGCCCACACTTCTCTATCTCCCCACTCAATcatccttctttaaaaaattttttttaaaaagcaaattcccTATCTCAATCATATTCACTTTGTTATAATAGGAATTAAAACATAGGGTTTCAACTTCAATAAGAGAACAGGGAAAAGATGGAAGTTGTTAGCACACGTGTAGAAAAAAGGCTAATGCCCCTCTAGAATCCTTCTGTCTGTTCCTAGATCCTTTCTCAAGCTGATTTGAGAATTATCCACGCTGTACAGAAGAAGAAATTGAATCTAATGAGACAAAAGCTTTGAACCAACAGAAGGAGACTGATCAGCTCCATGCCATTCCCCTCAAGCCCCAAAGGGCATCCTTCAAGTAACACAAGGATACTTCCTCCTTGTCCTGGTTCGGAATACTCTATCACCTCTCTGAGAAAATACCTGCACCCTTCAAGTCCCAGCCACAGCCTGATCAGGGACAGTGTCTTATTCACCTCTGTCATTTGGACATGCAGCACAGGGTATGGTACACAAAAGTCATCAGTGAGTGTTAAGTGAGTAACTGTACACTGATTCTAGACATactcgtttttccagtggtcgtgtatggatgtgagaggtggactgtaaagaaagctgagcaccaaagaattgatgcttttgaactgtggtgttggagaagattcttgagagtcccttggactgcaaggagatccaaccagtccatcctaaaggaaatcagtcctgaatgttcattggaaggactgatgctgaagctgaaactccaatactttggccacctgaggtgaagaactgactcattggaaaagaccctgatgctgggagggattggggcaggaggagaaggggacaacagaggatgagatggctggatggcatcactgacttgatggacatgagtttgagcgaactccgggagttgatgaaggacagggaggcctggcgtgctgcggttcatggggtcgcaaagagtcggacacaactgagcgactgaactgaactgaactgaactgactcacttgatACCATTGCATCAcgactggtcaacagaaaatagAAATCCATATCACCAAAAGtagcatttaatagaaaaacctgtaatcaggtttttctgagtgactgaactgactgtacaAGTACAGACATTGCATCATTGAGTATCCCAGGGCTTAGCACAGAACCTGCACACAGTAGGGATCCAAttaatatgtgaaaaataaataaacatacctTTCTGTGCTTTGATTAGTTCCTTCCCAATTGCTAGAGTCACAAAGGCTGTGCCATTCAGAACTATGTCAGTTATTGTCTTCCAAGCATTAGGAGAGAGTCTTTCAGAGGGAGAAATAAAATTCCCTGCTGCATTGTTTATCACAATCTAACAAGTGAATAAGGCAAGTTATAGAAACTTAGATGAGGAGGAATATTTTTCCTAAAGAGCTTTTATTTCTGAAACTTAAAGCTAAAGTCCGTAGTCTGTTAGGAACAATACTGTGAGATTTGGTTCAGTTTTACTTTCTGTGAGCCTTTGAAAATTTCCTATTATTGTTTACCAAATTTTGGAATTCTAATCCGTGTCTCAAAATTAGGGTAGAGTCTATtactaaaaatatacatatagattAAGCATGTCTAGGATGTGATTATTTATTTCAAGGAATCTCAATTAAAGTGCCTTTAATTTCTGATATCATTTTGGCTTAATTTAGCTAATGAAATTCTTGGTTGATGACCAACTTcttcaataacaataaaaattccaCTTAGTTCTATAGTAGATATTGATTTGTCCAAAAATATCTTTAACATAGCAAAGTGCTCTCTTTGAGACTACTGGAGAAAAGGCTTCTTTCCAATATGCGaaccaaacaaaagcaaaacatccATGTATATCTCAGGTCTTATAAGGAGAAATCTGGAGCTTTTTTGTCCGTTTCcttgtttgtattattttcctccatggacagagataatccaaaattataaagaaaagcaaagagcaTGAATCATTTAAACTAAATATTGTGCTCTTGGATAGCTACTCTTATTTCATAATCTTATTAAATATAGTGAAATAAAGTTTGTTCTATatgattataaatgtatttttaaagtgttccTAAAAGGAAATAGTATAGCAGTCTACCTACTCTACTCCCTAGCAAAAAGAGCTGGCTTTTTGCTAGCAGAGGAAAACAGGGGCTTCTTAACACAGCACTTGCTCAgcatcaatattttatttcatttatacacCTTGGTAGGTGCTATCAACATCAAACACCTCATCTGTCGCCTCATCACCATCACACTTACATCAGGATGTCCGATGACTTTGATGGTTTCTGACACAGCGTTTTGCACCATATCAGGGTCCCTCACATCACACTGAATTGCATGAACctgcaaaacaacaaaaacaaaaagagttcTACATTTTTCAGACTTCTTAATCCAGAAGCATGAGTCACTTACTTAAGCATGTTATCATTCCGAAATCtgatttaaataactttttaatgtaCCTTATTTCCAGTTTGAGAAGATATCTGCTCTGCAGTTGCtttcaaaacatcaatttttctaGAAAGAAACACATGGTACTTTGCATGAGTTCTGAAATAACTtcatgttatatttttctttttaatttcataaattaaGAAAGAATTTACAGTTTAAAGACATGTATTTTGAGGACAATAGAAAAGCTAAATCTATAAACAAGTTAGTTTGAGTGCATTTATTTTCCAGAAGTTAAATTTAAGCAATTTTCATATATCTGACATTAATTGATAGaattagttttaagccagttaaattttaaattatttctttaattatattcttttctatgtgTTTTCTTGTCCAGGCATGCTTTAGAAGGAAAATACATTCCTGGAATGATGTAAGCTTAggttaaactatttttaaaaaatctatgttCTATATAAATCTATGTTACCAGATTTTATACCAAATTGATGGGTTTGGACAACCTAGATGTACTCAGAATCTTACACgcttcagaaaaacaaacacacaaaagcaaTGTAAATCACATAGTATTACAAAGACAATAATATATTAACACACTTAAAAACAttgcaacataaaaaaaaaatgttctggccAATTTGCATTAAAAGAAACATCTGAAAGAAACTCCTTTGGGCCCTTATAAATTACACAGTGACTTATCATTCAGACTATTATATAGCCTATCTAAAAATTTTACAGTATTCCAAACTGAAAGAAAGGATAGATTTTTTGGCCAGTCTCTAAACCTCTAACTTGAATAGCTATAAGATACCAGGACATGCCTAAATAAATTCTTTCCACAAGGCCTCCCCCTTCCTATATTCATCACAATCgatgttttgaaatatttgcCCGTCTTATAGGAAATGGAAGCATTCTATCCATTATCCTGGTGCAAGGTTAACTATCTACTGAATCAGTAATTATAACCACTCTCACTGAAAACAAAGGAGCCTCAATATAGTACTTTATTACTTCATACACAGAAAAAATTCTGTCGCTGAATTTGTGAAGTATATTATCAGTTCCATCATCAATCATTACTTCTATCATCACAAGTAATAACTGACTTTTTCCAAGGAGATTTAAATCATCTAAAGACTATTTCATAGAGATTAAGATGCAAATCACACAAATCTGGCAAAAAGTGTTTTCAACATTGTAGCACAGACTTATTCCATCAATAGACTCTCGCCAGGCAACTTACTGAGACTCACTCACCggctggctatcacgcactgtgcACCCAGGCTGGACAGACAAGTTGTCATTCCTTTTCCAAGGCCAGTGCCTCCCCCGGTAATAAATGCTACTTTTCCTTGAAAACTATTGGCTGGTAGCATCACTTTTGGAAAAGGTGGAAAGAATTTAGACTGCAAAGCTTCATTGTTTTGATATAATGTTTTTGTTCCATAACTGAAAAactaatagaagaaaaaaaactgaaataggcATACTTGTGTTCCCACAAAAGACATGAGATTTTAAACTTATTCTTTAATATTGGTCAAATTCGTGGATTAACACAAACACTGTAAACATATTGGTACTGTATTTAACCAATTTTTGTACTTTTTCTGTTGGAATGTTAAGTAGCATAGTAGAATGGTTTAAAGCAAGGGCTTTGGGGCTATATTAGGAGAGAACTTTCTCCCTAGTCATACAACCTtcagcaagttatttaatctccatTTGCCTCAATTTCTTCTATAATTGGAAATAATGACGGAACCTTCCTCACGGTCATTATAAGGGTTTCACGAgacaatataaataatatacttaGGAAATTGGATAGCACATAGAAAACACTCTATAAATGCTGGCATTGTTAGTTCATGTGTTTAGcttaaatttaactttaaaaagcttAAAGCATGTTTGTCTTTTAACAAGAACAACTTGGAAAAAAATCACATCCCATCTTTTGAATCACTTAAGAACACTATAAAAATCCTTTATAAGGTTTATCAAATCAAATGCCTCTTCTCATGTTGTCTttgaataataaatttatttgttttttttttaattttttttttaaagaaaataaaaaaaaacaatcccCGATCCCCATCATGAATGGGGTTCAACGGGTTACCCGCGCCTGCCGGCGTAGGGTAGGCACACGCTGAGCCAGTCAGTGTAGCGCGCGTGCAGCCCCAGACATCTAAGGGCATCACAGACCTGTTATTGCTCAATCTCGGGTGGCTGAACGCCACTTGTCCCTCTAAGAAGTTGGttgaataataaatttaaaacaggaaaaaaatacttgTTATAATTAAAATGGGGGAAACTATAAAACCATTTTCAACTAAAAAAGTATTTGGACTGCCTTATCTCGTATTTTATAGCTTATTATCGAAAACACTGCTATTCTctcatttttaattatgaaaacaaacttttaagtgttaaacacagaaacaaataaaGAGCTAACATATTCATTAAGTGTTTACCACGTATCAGGATTAGAAACTAATTGTCACCACCCCATGAAATAGGTGCTAATTTTACCCCATTGTACAGGAGGGGCCCAGAGAAGATAAACATGTTGCCCAAGTTGCAAAACCAAGATTATAAAACCTTGCATGTTGTCTCTTTATATTCACTGAGATACTACTGAGTTTAATGATCACACTATTCGGGTATCTGATATTTCCCATCAGGTCACGGTTGTAAGATTAAAACTTCAGAATATATAATTTCCCACTAGAGCATTCTTACACATTAAATGGGCTGTCATTATTTGTCTTGAGATATCTAGAAATTTACTGTAAGGAAACAGAAGTcaataacttcagttcagtcgctcagtcgtgtccaactcttcgcgatcccatgaatcacagcacgccaggccttcctgtccatcaccaactcctgaagttcactcagaccaacgtccatcgagtcagtgatgccatccagccatctcatcctctgtcgtccccttctcctcctgatcctcaatccctcccagcagcagagtcttttccaatgagtcaactctttgcatgaggtggccaaagtactggagtttcagcttcagcatcattccctccaaagaaatcccagggctgatctccttcagaatggactggttggatctccttgcagtccaagggactctcaagagtcttctctaacaccacacttcaaaagcatcaattcttcagtgctcagcattcttcacagtccaactctcacatccatacatgactactggaaaaaccatagccttgactagacagacctttgttggcaaagtcatgtctctgcttttgaatatgctatctaggttggtcataactttccttccaaggagtaagcgtcttttaattcatggctgcagtcaccatctgcagtgattttggagcccaaaaaataaagtctgacactgtttccactgttttcccatctatttcccatgaagtgatgggaccagatgccatgatcttcgttttctgaatgttgacctttaagccaactttttcactctccactttcattttcatcaagaagctttttagttcctcttcactttctgccataagggtggtgtcatctgcatatctgaggtcattgatatttctcctggcaatcttgattccagcatgtgtttcttccagtccagcgtttctcatgatgtactctgcatataagttaaataagcagggtgacaatatacagccttgacgtactccttttcctatttggaaccaatctgttgttccatgtccagttctaactattgcttcttgacctgcatacagatttttcaagaggcaggtcaggtgatctggtattcccatctctttcagaattttccacagtttattgtgatccacacagtcaaaggctttggcatagtcaataaagcagaaatagatgtttttctggaactcttttgctttttccatgatccagcagatgttggcatttgatctctgtttcctctcccttttctaaaaccagcttgaacatctggaagttcatggttcacatactgctgaagcctggcttggagaattttgagcattactttactagcatgtgagatgagagcaattgtgcagtagtttgagcattctttggcattgcctttctttgggattggaatgaaaactgaccttttccagtcctgtggccactgctgagttttccaaatttgctggcatattcagtgcagcactttcacagcatcatctttcaggatttggaatagctcaactggagttccatcacctccactagctttgtttatagtgatgctttctaaggcccacttgacttcacgttccaggatgtctggctctaggtcagtgatcacaccatcgtgattatctgggtcatgaagctcttttttgtacagttcttctgtgtattcttgccacctcttcttaatatcttctgcttctgttaggtccataccatttctgtcctttatcgagcccatctttgcatgaaatgtccccttggtatctctaattttcttgaagagatctctagtttttcccattctgttgttttcctctatttctttgcattgatcactgaggaaggctttcttatctcttcttgctattctttggaactctgcattcagatgcttatatctttccttttctcctttgcttttcacttctcttcttttcacagctatttgtaaggcctccccagacagccattttgcttttttgcatttcttttccatggggatggtctttatccctgtctcctgtacaatgtcacgaacctctgtccatagttcatcaggccctctatctatcagatctaggcccttaaatctatttctcacttccactgtataatcaataaCTTAGAATAAGGCTATTCACAAGTAGAAATTGAATAAGAAAATGCTTATAAtatgatgtaaaaaaaaagagagagagagaaatatacagGATGTCCtgaactataaata
Above is a window of Bos javanicus breed banteng chromosome 14, ARS-OSU_banteng_1.0, whole genome shotgun sequence DNA encoding:
- the DECR1 gene encoding 2,4-dienoyl-CoA reductase [(3E)-enoyl-CoA-producing], mitochondrial, translating into MAVLNQLLFSWGRGSRRFFSYGTKTLYQNNEALQSKFFPPFPKVMLPANSFQGKVAFITGGGTGLGKGMTTCLSSLGAQCVIASRKIDVLKATAEQISSQTGNKVHAIQCDVRDPDMVQNAVSETIKVIGHPDIVINNAAGNFISPSERLSPNAWKTITDIVLNGTAFVTLAIGKELIKAQKGASFLAITTIYAETGSGFVVPSASAKAGVEALNKSLAAEWGKYGMRFNVIQPGPIKTKGAFSRLDPTGAFEKEMIDRIPCGRLGTVEELSNLAAFLCSDYASWINGAVIRFDGGEEVLISGEFNSLRKVTKDQWDIIEGLIRKTKGS